A window of Desulfobacterales bacterium genomic DNA:
CCGCTGATCCAGTTATTGTGAAGGCGAAACTTGAATTTAGCAAGGTCAGGTTGTTCCTCGATGGCTTTAACCGCATTCTCCACCGTCGTGACATTGACACCATTTACGATTTTATCTTCAGACATATTAATGCCTCCTTTTCATTGAATTTCCATGTACGGAACTTAATGCGGGTTTTAAACAAAGGTCCTACTGATGATCATAGACGGGAAAGGTCAGGAGTAGGTAAGATTCCATATCCTATCAGAAGATGAAATGCAGAACCTCTTGCTATGAGGCTATGTATAAAATAAGCAAAGTCAAGTCAGACAGCTCGTAAAGAGTTTTAAACGCCAAGAAGTTCATAAACATGCTTCCCTTGCTATGAGCCAACCGCTATTTTCTTTGCGCGTTTCTATTCTGAAAATGTGAGATTCGTTTCCTAAAACGCTTTGAGAAATGATACGGCAAATGGCGATCTAAGCACATCACCGCTGCCGAGGTGAAAATCAGCACTGGCCCCTTCGCTGTTGGCAAAAAGAATAAAGGTAACGTTTTTCTCAGGAACTTTTAGGATTAATGATGAATACGCTTTGGGTGCCCAGCCGTAATGCCAGACGAGTTTGACACCGTTATGCTCCTGCACAAACCAGCCCAATCCGTAAGGCAGGGATTTTCCACTGCTTGAGATGGTATTGGTGAACATGGCCCCTTTGGCGTCTGCTGAAACAATCAAGTTGCGGTCCATGGCGATATCAAATTTGGCCATATCCAACACGGTTGTCACAATCCCGGCTGATGATGACAGGGTAATTGGATAACTCGAAGGCGTGAATCCTCCGCCGAATCCTGTTCGATAGTATTTTGCGCGCTTCGCCAGGATTTGTTCGCGGCGTTTTTCGGTGGTGCTGGGAATGGTGTCTGTCATTTCAAGGGGCGCAATAATATGATCAACAACGAGTTCGGAATAGGGCTTGTCGGATACTTGTTCGGCAATTAGTGAAAGAAATCCGAATAAAAAGCCATTGTAGCGGTAAGTTTCGCCGGGCTTTCCCTGGGCCGTGTGCGTGAGGTGGTGCCGGACGGTGATATTCTCTTTATCGCAGCGATAGTCTTTTAATAAAAATGCATATTCGAATTGAGGATCTCGGCTATATTGCCTTATCTTCCTGCATACTGTGGCATAACCCTCGAAGGTACC
This region includes:
- a CDS encoding serine hydrolase domain-containing protein; the protein is MNYKLTNCLGYFIVSVILSMLLPLLSACAQTSANTPSLAPDQNPVQFFYEEMERLRIDNRIPGLSVAVLQNQQVVFAEGFGYADLENRIPATPDTPYNIASLSKTFAAAILMKLVEEKRLDLDTSIADSLKNSRFTYDVGTFEGYATVCRKIRQYSRDPQFEYAFLLKDYRCDKENITVRHHLTHTAQGKPGETYRYNGFLFGFLSLIAEQVSDKPYSELVVDHIIAPLEMTDTIPSTTEKRREQILAKRAKYYRTGFGGGFTPSSYPITLSSSAGIVTTVLDMAKFDIAMDRNLIVSADAKGAMFTNTISSSGKSLPYGLGWFVQEHNGVKLVWHYGWAPKAYSSLILKVPEKNVTFILFANSEGASADFHLGSGDVLRSPFAVSFLKAF